From Anopheles darlingi chromosome 2, idAnoDarlMG_H_01, whole genome shotgun sequence, the proteins below share one genomic window:
- the LOC125948065 gene encoding BUB3-interacting and GLEBS motif-containing protein ZNF207 isoform X2 produces the protein MGRKKKKASKPWCWYCNREFDDEKILVQHQKAKHFKCHICHKKLYTGPGLSIHCMQVHKESIDKVPNSLPNRSNIVIEIYGMEGIPPEDMREHEKQKNGNRSESEEEEPAHKKLKQPDASLAQGMMMQNMMAPHLQAAYGMNPMMSAMSGMNPYMVPPGMQMMPAMMAAGARPLFPAAAASTATVQSSAKPTFPAYSSATISAPPTTNSAISAAATANSNNANNGLSGDGVKTASSVIPNAGTGTSKIVHPPEDLSLEEIRARKPQYQHQVQKAIQQLFHQKQQEKQQAQVAAAVAAAQQQLQVQAQAQAQAQAQAQAQAQAQAQAQAQVAQAQAQVQAQAQAQAQAQAQAQAHAQAQAQVQAQLKQAQQQHQQMVQFSSTAPTGGIASLTQTTASTKDNRMMSPHEVPVSLGGPVPLMSPMIRQGLALGAPGAAALLGGNMLRPGPPQMGIGPGGLITQIPAVPGMGVVFPGGPMMPMMPPRFR, from the exons ATGGggcggaagaagaaaaaggcatCCAAACCCTGGTGCTG GTACTGCAACCGCGAGTTTGACGATGAAAAGATTTTGGTCCAGCATCAAAAGGCAAAGCACTTCAAGTGCCACATCTGCCACAAGAAGCTGTACACCGGCCCTGGCCTCTCGATACATTGCATGCAGGTCCACaaggaatcgatcgataaggtTCCCAACTCATTGCCCAACCGGTCGAACATAGTGATCGAGATCTATGGCATGGAAGGCATTCCACCGGAAGACATGCGCGAACATGAGAAACAAAAGAACGGCAATCGATCTGAgtcggaagaggaagaaccaGCTCACAAGAAACTCAAACAGCCGGATG CATCCCTGGCACAAGGCATGATGATGCAAAATATGATGGCACCACATCTGCAGGCCGCCTACGGTATGAACCCTATGATGAGTGCAATGAGTGGTATGAATCCATACATGGTACCACCTGGGATGCAAATGATGCCTGCAATGATGGCCGCAGGCGCTAGGCCCTTATTCCCGGCCGCCGCGGCAAGCACAGCCACAGTACAGAGCAGCGCTAAACCGACGTTCCCAGCGTATAGTTCTGCAACCATTAGTGCTCCTCCAACCACCAATAGTGCCATTTCTGCGGCCGCTACTGCCAATAGCAATAATGCGAACAATGGATTGTCTGGTGACGGGGTGAAAACGGCTTCATCTGTGATACCGAACGCGGGCACAGGAACATCGAAAATAGTGCATCCCCCGGAAGATCTCAGCTTAGAGGAAATTCGCGCACGGAAGCCTCAGTACCAGCACCAAGTACAGAAAGCTATCCAACAGCTGTTCcatcagaagcagcaagaGAAACAACAGGCGCaggttgccgctgctgttgctgcagctcaacagcagctgcaggtccaagcccaagcccaggcccaggcccaagcccaagcccaagcccaagcccaagcaCAGGCGCAAGCTCAAGCTCAAGTCGCACAGGCTCAAGCACAAGTCCAGGCTCAGGCTCAGGCTCAGGCTCAGGCTCAGGCTCAAGCACAAGCTCATGCTCAGGCACAGGCGCAGGTCCAGGCCCAATTGAAACaggcccaacaacaacatcaacaaatggTACAGTTTTCGTCGACAGCCCCTACTGGAGGGATTGCATCGTTAACACAGACAACCGCTTCAACGAAGGACAATCGGATGATGTCGCCGCATGAA GTTCCTGTATCGCTTGGAGGTCCAGTGCCGCTTATGTCCCCAATGATCCGTCAAGGTTTGGCACTTGGAGCGCCAGGAGCAGCTGCACTTCTAGGAGGCAATATGTTACGTCCTGGTCCTCCACAAATGGGTATTGGCCCAG
- the LOC125948757 gene encoding 5'-deoxynucleotidase HDDC2: MNYIKFMEVVGNVKHLKRTGWVIRKVKDCETVSSHMYRMAMMSFFLEDSHGLDRTRVMEMSLVHDLAEGIVGDITPYCGVSREEKLLREFSAMTEIANLLGPNKDKMMALFNEYEEGKTPEAKFVKDLDRLDMVMQAFEYEKRDSCPLQLQEFFDSTENKFSHPLIVDIVNAIKDERSKQAEFSDASNSKMAGK; this comes from the exons ATGAATTACATCAAATTTATGGAAGTGGTAGGCAATGTTAAG CACCTGAAGCGAACAGGGTGGGTTATTCGAAAAGTAAAAGACTGTGAAACCGTTTCTAGTCACATGTACCGTATGGCAATGATGTCATTTTTCCTCGAAGATAGCCACGGATTGGATCGTACCCGCGTGATGGAAATGT CTTTGGTTCACGATTTGGCGGAGGGCATCGTAGGGGACATAACACCCTACTGTGGTGTTTCACGGGAGGAGAAGCTACTACGTGAATTTTCTGCCATGACTGAAATAGCAAATTTGCTTGGCCCCAACAAGGATAAAATGATGGCTTTATTTAAT GAATACGAAGAAGGCAAAACTCCCGAAGCCAAATTCGTCAAGGATCTCGACCGACTAGATATGGTGATGCAGGCTTTTGAGTATGAGAAACGGGATAGCTGTCCTCTGCAGTTGCAAGAATTTTTCGACTCTACAGAAAACAAATTTTCGCACCCGCTTATCGTTGACATAGTGAATGCCATAAAAGACGAACGATCTAAACAGGCCGAGTTTTCCGATGCATCCAATAGTAAAATGGCAGGGAAGTGA
- the LOC125948756 gene encoding arylalkylamine N-acetyltransferase 1-like isoform X1: MKVEIQNHVDHLSSISSITVPSTHDPHLLDETCLMLSNLLTQGGRMASKVSLVCEEMQKETLPQVDRELSISVITESDTEDVLDLLKRFFFKDEPLNTFVKLGECKELERYCTKSLGEQSSYKAVNSKGEIVGVILNGTIKKPQPGDEPPTKLADKCAHPKFRKIMALMDHVDENFDIFEIYPDIDRFLDCKIISVDTRYRGMGIAGMLTDRTIEYATQNDIKLIHVLCTSHFSARVMEKMDFAEVYRLPYADYRVNGEQVFEPEKPHVAVRILTKRVDVQ; encoded by the exons atgaaagTTGAGATACAAAATCACGTCGATCATCTTTcgtcgatcagcagcatcaccgttcCATCCACTCATGATCCTCACCTACTGGATGAAACATGTCTGATG CTATCGAACCTACTCACCCAAGGTGGGCGTATGGCGTCAAAAGTCTCCTTGGTCTGCGAGGAAATGCAGAAGGAGACCTTGCCCCAAGTCGACCGAGAGTTGTCGATTTCGGTTATCACCGAATCAGACACCGAGGACGTTCTGGATTTGCTTAAAAGATTCTTTTTCAAA GACGAACCCCTCAATACGTTCGTGAAGCTAGGTGAATGCAAGGAGCTTGAAAGATACTGTACCAAGAGCCTTGGTGAACAATCATCCTACAAAGCCGTCAATTCCAAAGGAGAAATTGTGGGAGTGATTTTAAATGGTACCATCAAGAAGCCG CAACCCGGGGATGAACCTCCGACGAAACTGGCCGACAAATGTGCCCATCCCAAATTTCGTAAAATTATGGCCTTGATGGACCATGTGGACGAGAATTTCGATATATTTGAGATCTACCCGGATATTGATCGGTTTCTCGATTGTAAAATCATTTCGGTCGACACCCGATATCGTGGCATGGGTATTGCAGGAATGCTGACCGATCGTACAATCGAGTACGCGACACAGAATGATATCAAGTTGATACACGTACTCTGCACCAGTCATTTCTCAGCGCGTGTCATGGAAAAGATGGACTTTGCAGAAGTGTATCGCTTGCCATACGCTGACTATCGCGTAAACGGAGAGCAGGTTTTTGAGCCAGAAAAGCCGCATGTTGCGGTAAGAATTCTGACAAAACGTGTGGACGTTCAATAG
- the LOC125948756 gene encoding arylalkylamine N-acetyltransferase 1-like isoform X2 — translation MASKVSLVCEEMQKETLPQVDRELSISVITESDTEDVLDLLKRFFFKDEPLNTFVKLGECKELERYCTKSLGEQSSYKAVNSKGEIVGVILNGTIKKPQPGDEPPTKLADKCAHPKFRKIMALMDHVDENFDIFEIYPDIDRFLDCKIISVDTRYRGMGIAGMLTDRTIEYATQNDIKLIHVLCTSHFSARVMEKMDFAEVYRLPYADYRVNGEQVFEPEKPHVAVRILTKRVDVQ, via the exons ATGGCGTCAAAAGTCTCCTTGGTCTGCGAGGAAATGCAGAAGGAGACCTTGCCCCAAGTCGACCGAGAGTTGTCGATTTCGGTTATCACCGAATCAGACACCGAGGACGTTCTGGATTTGCTTAAAAGATTCTTTTTCAAA GACGAACCCCTCAATACGTTCGTGAAGCTAGGTGAATGCAAGGAGCTTGAAAGATACTGTACCAAGAGCCTTGGTGAACAATCATCCTACAAAGCCGTCAATTCCAAAGGAGAAATTGTGGGAGTGATTTTAAATGGTACCATCAAGAAGCCG CAACCCGGGGATGAACCTCCGACGAAACTGGCCGACAAATGTGCCCATCCCAAATTTCGTAAAATTATGGCCTTGATGGACCATGTGGACGAGAATTTCGATATATTTGAGATCTACCCGGATATTGATCGGTTTCTCGATTGTAAAATCATTTCGGTCGACACCCGATATCGTGGCATGGGTATTGCAGGAATGCTGACCGATCGTACAATCGAGTACGCGACACAGAATGATATCAAGTTGATACACGTACTCTGCACCAGTCATTTCTCAGCGCGTGTCATGGAAAAGATGGACTTTGCAGAAGTGTATCGCTTGCCATACGCTGACTATCGCGTAAACGGAGAGCAGGTTTTTGAGCCAGAAAAGCCGCATGTTGCGGTAAGAATTCTGACAAAACGTGTGGACGTTCAATAG
- the LOC125948065 gene encoding BUB3-interacting and GLEBS motif-containing protein ZNF207 isoform X1, translated as MGRKKKKASKPWCWYCNREFDDEKILVQHQKAKHFKCHICHKKLYTGPGLSIHCMQVHKESIDKVPNSLPNRSNIVIEIYGMEGIPPEDMREHEKQKNGNRSESEEEEPAHKKLKQPDASLAQGMMMQNMMAPHLQAAYGMNPMMSAMSGMNPYMVPPGMQMMPAMMAAGARPLFPAAAASTATVQSSAKPTFPAYSSATISAPPTTNSAISAAATANSNNANNGLSGDGVKTASSVIPNAGTGTSKIVHPPEDLSLEEIRARKPQYQHQVQKAIQQLFHQKQQEKQQAQVAAAVAAAQQQLQVQAQAQAQAQAQAQAQAQAQAQAQAQVAQAQAQVQAQAQAQAQAQAQAQAHAQAQAQVQAQLKQAQQQHQQMVQFSSTAPTGGIASLTQTTASTKDNRMMSPHEQAAVIAHAAQAAAANHHKQIEEMNRAAMIHRFQAANAAAANAAVANAAAAANVRPGMQLGMVPVSLGGPVPLMSPMIRQGLALGAPGAAALLGGNMLRPGPPQMGIGPGGLITQIPAVPGMGVVFPGGPMMPMMPPRFR; from the exons ATGGggcggaagaagaaaaaggcatCCAAACCCTGGTGCTG GTACTGCAACCGCGAGTTTGACGATGAAAAGATTTTGGTCCAGCATCAAAAGGCAAAGCACTTCAAGTGCCACATCTGCCACAAGAAGCTGTACACCGGCCCTGGCCTCTCGATACATTGCATGCAGGTCCACaaggaatcgatcgataaggtTCCCAACTCATTGCCCAACCGGTCGAACATAGTGATCGAGATCTATGGCATGGAAGGCATTCCACCGGAAGACATGCGCGAACATGAGAAACAAAAGAACGGCAATCGATCTGAgtcggaagaggaagaaccaGCTCACAAGAAACTCAAACAGCCGGATG CATCCCTGGCACAAGGCATGATGATGCAAAATATGATGGCACCACATCTGCAGGCCGCCTACGGTATGAACCCTATGATGAGTGCAATGAGTGGTATGAATCCATACATGGTACCACCTGGGATGCAAATGATGCCTGCAATGATGGCCGCAGGCGCTAGGCCCTTATTCCCGGCCGCCGCGGCAAGCACAGCCACAGTACAGAGCAGCGCTAAACCGACGTTCCCAGCGTATAGTTCTGCAACCATTAGTGCTCCTCCAACCACCAATAGTGCCATTTCTGCGGCCGCTACTGCCAATAGCAATAATGCGAACAATGGATTGTCTGGTGACGGGGTGAAAACGGCTTCATCTGTGATACCGAACGCGGGCACAGGAACATCGAAAATAGTGCATCCCCCGGAAGATCTCAGCTTAGAGGAAATTCGCGCACGGAAGCCTCAGTACCAGCACCAAGTACAGAAAGCTATCCAACAGCTGTTCcatcagaagcagcaagaGAAACAACAGGCGCaggttgccgctgctgttgctgcagctcaacagcagctgcaggtccaagcccaagcccaggcccaggcccaagcccaagcccaagcccaagcccaagcaCAGGCGCAAGCTCAAGCTCAAGTCGCACAGGCTCAAGCACAAGTCCAGGCTCAGGCTCAGGCTCAGGCTCAGGCTCAGGCTCAAGCACAAGCTCATGCTCAGGCACAGGCGCAGGTCCAGGCCCAATTGAAACaggcccaacaacaacatcaacaaatggTACAGTTTTCGTCGACAGCCCCTACTGGAGGGATTGCATCGTTAACACAGACAACCGCTTCAACGAAGGACAATCGGATGATGTCGCCGCATGAA CAAGCGGCCGTAATTGCGCATGCCGCACAAGCCGCCGCGGCCAATCACCACAAACAAATAGAGGAAATGAATCGCGCGGCAATGATTCACCGATTTCAAGCAGCAAATGCAGCCGCAGCAAATGCCGCCgttgcaaatgctgctgcagcagcaaacgtcaGACCAGGAATGCAACTCGGAATG GTTCCTGTATCGCTTGGAGGTCCAGTGCCGCTTATGTCCCCAATGATCCGTCAAGGTTTGGCACTTGGAGCGCCAGGAGCAGCTGCACTTCTAGGAGGCAATATGTTACGTCCTGGTCCTCCACAAATGGGTATTGGCCCAG